One Thermofilum sp. genomic window carries:
- a CDS encoding HEPN domain-containing protein gives MGSATTLDLARAALRRAKRWLQGARRALEDGRWDDVVYASQMAVEHSAKGVLIAFGVEFPKVHDVSPVLRLLPSRRELPRWFTSQLEELAEDASELARLRAIASYGYEMGADESYFKDYAPEALRKAEKHYTACVNLLKEVFGVEVE, from the coding sequence TTGGGTAGCGCCACGACCCTCGACCTCGCGAGAGCAGCGCTCAGGAGGGCGAAGAGGTGGCTTCAAGGAGCGAGGAGAGCGCTCGAGGACGGAAGGTGGGACGATGTAGTTTACGCCTCGCAGATGGCCGTCGAGCACTCTGCAAAGGGAGTACTCATCGCCTTCGGAGTAGAGTTCCCGAAAGTACACGACGTCAGCCCAGTCCTCAGGCTCCTCCCCTCCAGGAGAGAGCTACCAAGATGGTTCACCTCACAGCTCGAGGAGCTAGCCGAAGATGCATCAGAGCTAGCCAGGCTGAGAGCGATAGCAAGCTACGGCTACGAGATGGGAGCAGATGAAAGCTACTTTAAGGACTACGCGCCCGAAGCCCTCAGGAAAGCAGAGAAGCACTACACTGCCTGCGTCAATCTCCTCAAGGAGGTCTTCGGCGTCGAAGTCGAGTAA
- a CDS encoding HD domain-containing protein has product MVKLRALDNLYWSSCPDSETVAALAREGVSLVVDLTMGECRYALPQGVEKLEYPIPDFSFKAFEDVLVEVALPALERLKQGEKVLVHCRGGIGRSGVVVSMILGLRSGASAGEVKEKLARLGFQGETLSQQLAFRWFFRARDLIGPGWIAAVVKKLKNVGGERGGSYWATYAAHASTVANVALDVLETISDSYGLSKAELRSAYAAGLLHDVGRVLASSENHHAAGALFAAEMPEVRSCCNPLLVAKAVLHHRRATDLLGDVELRRMGTAAQLVAAAVRLADAFNSVYEGEGLYRGVELRGSRLVFQLEWSLIAQAGGRLSEKARAFTALTGLEVEAELA; this is encoded by the coding sequence ATGGTTAAGCTCCGTGCGCTCGACAACCTCTACTGGTCCTCGTGCCCTGACAGCGAAACCGTAGCAGCGCTGGCCAGGGAGGGCGTGAGCCTAGTCGTCGACTTAACGATGGGTGAGTGCCGCTACGCGCTACCGCAAGGCGTCGAGAAGCTCGAGTACCCTATACCCGACTTCTCCTTCAAGGCCTTCGAGGATGTCCTCGTGGAGGTCGCGCTCCCCGCGCTCGAGCGGCTGAAGCAGGGCGAGAAGGTGCTCGTCCACTGCCGTGGGGGCATAGGGAGGAGCGGCGTAGTAGTCTCCATGATCCTCGGCCTCAGGAGCGGTGCCTCGGCGGGGGAGGTGAAGGAGAAGCTAGCTAGGCTGGGCTTTCAGGGCGAGACGCTCTCCCAGCAGCTAGCGTTCCGCTGGTTCTTCAGGGCGAGAGACTTGATCGGCCCCGGCTGGATCGCAGCAGTAGTGAAGAAGCTGAAGAATGTGGGCGGAGAGCGCGGTGGGAGCTACTGGGCTACCTACGCTGCGCACGCTTCTACTGTCGCTAACGTAGCGCTCGACGTGCTGGAAACAATCTCGGACAGCTACGGGCTCTCGAAGGCCGAGCTCCGCTCCGCCTACGCGGCTGGCCTCCTCCACGACGTAGGTAGAGTGCTCGCAAGTAGCGAGAACCACCACGCGGCGGGGGCTCTCTTCGCTGCTGAGATGCCCGAAGTCAGGAGCTGCTGTAACCCCCTCCTGGTCGCAAAAGCCGTGCTCCACCACAGGCGGGCTACAGACCTCCTCGGCGACGTAGAGCTGCGGAGAATGGGCACTGCTGCCCAGCTCGTAGCTGCGGCTGTGAGGCTCGCGGACGCTTTCAACAGCGTATACGAGGGTGAAGGCCTCTACCGCGGAGTCGAGCTACGCGGCTCGAGGCTTGTCTTCCAGCTCGAGTGGAGCCTGATCGCGCAAGCCGGAGGCAGGCTCTCCGAGAAGGCGAGGGCCTTCACCGCCCTCACAGGGCTCGAAGTCGAAGCCGAGCTCGCGTGA
- a CDS encoding DUF3782 domain-containing protein codes for MSERGLRKRFLELLERDKEFRHAVAGLLGLGEILQRLDKNEKQLVKLRRDLRRGFKLYEEEMARLREDMKEGFRRHGEEIARIWEELAKLREDMQEGFKRHDEEIAKIWEELTRLREDMIMGFKRHDEELAKLRQDMLEGFKRHDEEIAKIWEEMARLREDMKEGFRRHDEELVKLREDMKEGFRRHEEEMARLREDMKEGFALLERRVSALGARWGLMSEAAFREGLRSLVEKEFGFRVSRWVRFDERGVVYGYPSQVEIDVAVHDERIILVEIKSNVRASDVYTFKRKAELYEELEGRKPSRLVLVTPYAEEEAVEAARHLGVEICTEV; via the coding sequence ATGTCCGAGCGCGGGTTGAGAAAGAGGTTCCTGGAGCTCCTGGAGAGGGATAAGGAGTTCCGCCACGCTGTAGCTGGCCTACTCGGCCTGGGGGAGATTCTGCAGAGGCTCGACAAGAACGAGAAGCAGCTCGTGAAGCTCAGGAGAGACTTGAGGAGGGGGTTCAAGCTCTACGAAGAGGAGATGGCTAGGCTCAGGGAGGATATGAAGGAGGGGTTTAGAAGGCATGGCGAGGAGATAGCGAGGATCTGGGAGGAGCTCGCGAAGCTTAGGGAGGATATGCAGGAGGGCTTCAAGAGGCATGACGAGGAGATAGCGAAAATTTGGGAGGAGCTGACCAGGCTTCGCGAGGACATGATCATGGGCTTCAAAAGACACGACGAGGAGCTTGCTAAGCTCCGCCAAGACATGCTAGAGGGCTTCAAGCGGCACGACGAGGAGATAGCGAAGATCTGGGAGGAGATGGCTAGGCTCAGGGAGGATATGAAGGAGGGGTTTAGAAGGCATGATGAAGAGCTAGTGAAGCTTAGGGAAGACATGAAGGAGGGGTTTAGGAGGCACGAAGAGGAGATGGCTAGGCTCAGGGAGGATATGAAGGAGGGGTTTGCGCTCCTTGAGAGGCGAGTTTCAGCGCTAGGTGCACGCTGGGGGTTGATGAGCGAGGCTGCCTTCAGGGAGGGGCTTAGGAGCCTTGTGGAGAAGGAGTTTGGGTTCAGGGTTAGCAGGTGGGTGAGGTTCGACGAGAGAGGGGTTGTGTACGGCTACCCGAGCCAGGTAGAGATCGATGTGGCGGTGCACGACGAGAGGATTATCCTTGTGGAGATCAAGTCCAACGTGAGGGCTTCAGACGTCTACACGTTCAAGAGGAAGGCTGAGCTGTACGAGGAGCTGGAGGGCAGGAAGCCGTCGAGGCTGGTCCTGGTAACCCCATACGCTGAGGAGGAGGCAGTGGAGGCGGCGAGGCACCTAGGCGTAGAGATCTGCACGGAGGTTTAG
- the pstS gene encoding phosphate ABC transporter substrate-binding protein PstS — MKLSKTRLITIGAAVALVAVAALLLLQRPAPSSSSPSEPQLTEAVVLLQGSGATFPMEQILAWASRVRQAHPWLRVEYAGGGSGKGQSDFLQGVVDFACSDVPLKTVDWEKARAQFGGVYQLPIILGGVAVVYNIPEIPVGVNLRLSAEVLADILLGKIEYWDDARIRELNPGVSLPHAKITFVHRSDASGTTEVFTTFLSIYSAEWKEKVGAGKTVKWPLDELGRGVGAPGNPGVAQAVKSTPYSIGYVELAYAKGLGVAAIKNKAGNFVLPSADSIRAAAGATAIADASVNLAELKILESILRSDRPDAYPIASPSYMYVRPPAAYTPEKRKAIAAFLEYIFSKGQSPENVVEGYVPVPESWRQLGLEVAAEFKKQ, encoded by the coding sequence ATGAAGCTAAGCAAAACCAGGTTGATAACCATCGGAGCCGCTGTAGCTCTAGTGGCTGTCGCCGCGCTACTTCTCCTGCAGCGCCCCGCGCCCTCTTCCAGCTCGCCTTCAGAGCCTCAGCTCACCGAGGCTGTAGTGCTGCTACAGGGTAGTGGGGCCACGTTCCCGATGGAGCAGATCCTGGCTTGGGCCTCGCGGGTGAGGCAAGCCCACCCCTGGCTGCGGGTCGAGTACGCTGGCGGCGGCTCGGGGAAGGGGCAGAGCGACTTCCTGCAGGGGGTTGTGGACTTCGCCTGCAGCGACGTGCCTCTCAAGACAGTGGACTGGGAGAAGGCTAGGGCGCAGTTTGGCGGCGTGTACCAGCTTCCGATTATTCTCGGCGGGGTAGCGGTGGTTTACAACATTCCGGAGATCCCGGTGGGCGTTAACCTGCGCTTATCGGCTGAGGTCCTTGCCGACATCCTGCTGGGGAAAATCGAGTACTGGGATGACGCGAGGATAAGGGAGCTCAACCCGGGCGTCAGCTTGCCGCACGCTAAGATTACTTTCGTACACAGGAGTGACGCGAGCGGCACGACCGAGGTCTTCACCACGTTCCTCAGCATTTACTCCGCGGAGTGGAAAGAGAAGGTGGGCGCCGGCAAGACCGTGAAGTGGCCTCTCGACGAGCTCGGCCGAGGCGTAGGCGCGCCGGGCAACCCTGGTGTAGCCCAGGCGGTGAAGAGCACTCCCTACTCTATAGGCTACGTAGAGCTCGCTTACGCGAAAGGGCTGGGGGTAGCTGCGATCAAGAATAAGGCTGGTAACTTCGTCTTGCCGAGCGCGGATTCGATCAGAGCTGCTGCCGGCGCCACCGCTATCGCTGACGCTAGCGTGAACCTCGCTGAGCTGAAGATACTAGAGAGCATTCTCCGCTCTGACAGGCCGGACGCCTACCCAATCGCTTCCCCAAGCTACATGTACGTGAGGCCTCCTGCAGCGTACACTCCCGAGAAGAGGAAAGCTATCGCGGCTTTCCTGGAGTACATCTTCTCTAAGGGGCAGTCTCCCGAGAACGTGGTCGAAGGCTACGTGCCAGTGCCTGAGAGCTGGCGCCAGCTAGGGCTTGAGGTGGCTGCAGAGTTCAAGAAGCAATAG
- the crn3 gene encoding CRISPR-associated ring nuclease Crn3/Csx3, with protein sequence MKVSFKVIQREEYTVVHFDLEGVLEPRDLQSVKPPAVNLAKGVVLSGRGPIWLYGFLVHHYHPAKFVAVYDPRIGAVVVETHTPEREIGEVIEVGTLP encoded by the coding sequence ATGAAGGTCAGCTTCAAGGTAATCCAGAGAGAGGAATACACGGTAGTTCACTTCGATCTTGAGGGCGTGCTGGAGCCGCGGGACCTGCAGTCGGTTAAGCCTCCCGCCGTTAACCTGGCTAAGGGGGTTGTTCTGAGCGGGCGGGGCCCCATCTGGCTGTACGGCTTCCTCGTCCACCACTACCACCCGGCGAAGTTCGTAGCCGTCTACGACCCCAGGATCGGCGCAGTAGTCGTCGAAACGCACACCCCGGAGCGCGAAATCGGCGAAGTCATAGAGGTGGGCACGCTACCCTAG
- a CDS encoding type II toxin-antitoxin system VapC family toxin — protein sequence MKRFESGGRGVVDASVVVKWFVEEEHSRESRLLRDAYAAGLVDLSAPAILPFEVVNALKYSGAFSEEELKEVARILADLQISLHSFEEVADRAVEIAVRKGLTIYDASYVALALQLGAPLYTADGKLLARIANLNVGKHVSEFRL from the coding sequence TTGAAGAGATTCGAAAGTGGAGGGAGAGGCGTAGTTGACGCTTCCGTCGTTGTCAAGTGGTTCGTGGAGGAGGAGCACAGCAGGGAGTCCAGGCTGCTGAGAGACGCGTACGCTGCAGGGCTAGTGGACTTGTCAGCCCCCGCAATCCTCCCCTTCGAGGTGGTGAACGCTCTAAAGTACTCGGGAGCTTTCAGCGAGGAGGAGCTCAAGGAAGTTGCTAGAATCCTCGCCGATCTGCAGATCAGCCTGCACAGCTTCGAGGAGGTAGCAGATAGAGCGGTTGAAATCGCGGTGAGAAAGGGGTTGACGATCTACGACGCTAGCTACGTAGCGCTAGCCTTACAGCTGGGCGCGCCGCTGTACACGGCAGATGGAAAGCTGCTAGCGAGAATCGCCAACCTGAACGTGGGAAAGCACGTCTCCGAGTTCCGCTTATAG
- a CDS encoding ABC transporter permease subunit: MPQARLEPLLLVLAPAAAALLVAAAAIILVLAKGSVDALAQGGAGFLASSEWSPSEEERGSYGVLAPLAGTLVVAGIASAIAAYLAVAVAVYLYEYAPRRAREAVELSLYSMAALPTIVFGMWGLSTAAPIIRQSGLTLLCARGSPTGQSFFTAGLVVGLMIAPYAAAIVSEAYRAVPFTYVEALHSLGARGFERARVLLGMVKGSVLAAALLSFGRAVGETTVVALTVGSAVNMPLCPFEPGHTVSSLIASQFGNAYLYPGMESVLLTAALVMVLVSSASTTLGLKLARAAVRKAQGGEA; the protein is encoded by the coding sequence ATGCCGCAAGCAAGGCTAGAACCGCTGCTGCTTGTGCTCGCTCCAGCAGCTGCGGCTCTCCTGGTTGCCGCGGCAGCCATCATTCTCGTCCTGGCAAAAGGCTCCGTAGACGCATTAGCTCAGGGCGGTGCCGGCTTCCTGGCTAGCTCTGAGTGGAGTCCGAGCGAGGAGGAGAGAGGCTCCTACGGAGTGCTAGCGCCTCTGGCGGGGACGCTCGTAGTGGCGGGTATCGCATCGGCTATCGCCGCCTACCTGGCGGTAGCGGTCGCAGTATACCTCTACGAGTACGCTCCCCGCCGCGCGAGGGAAGCGGTGGAGCTGTCCCTCTACAGCATGGCTGCGCTGCCCACCATCGTCTTCGGGATGTGGGGGCTCAGCACCGCGGCGCCGATTATCAGGCAGAGCGGGCTTACTTTGCTGTGCGCTAGAGGCTCCCCGACAGGGCAGTCGTTCTTCACAGCCGGGCTCGTGGTAGGCTTGATGATTGCGCCTTACGCGGCTGCCATCGTCTCAGAGGCTTACCGCGCCGTCCCCTTCACCTACGTGGAAGCGCTGCACAGCCTCGGAGCTAGAGGCTTCGAGCGCGCGCGGGTTCTTCTTGGGATGGTGAAAGGCAGCGTGCTGGCTGCAGCCCTGCTGAGCTTCGGGAGAGCTGTCGGGGAGACGACAGTCGTGGCCTTGACTGTGGGGAGCGCGGTCAACATGCCGCTCTGCCCCTTCGAGCCGGGGCACACGGTCTCGAGCCTTATAGCGAGCCAGTTCGGGAACGCTTACCTCTACCCCGGCATGGAGAGCGTCCTGCTGACTGCAGCGCTAGTCATGGTGCTGGTCAGCTCTGCGAGCACAACGCTCGGCCTCAAGCTCGCTAGAGCAGCGGTCAGGAAAGCCCAGGGTGGGGAAGCGTGA
- a CDS encoding ABC transporter permease subunit, translating into MRLHELKRAVLDKLFHAAAASASAALLAVSAHIIAASVVEGLPALLAAGPALFVEPPGLPGGELGGLGPVLAGTLVIVSLSVLMSALIGVPAGILLSEYGGSWLARSAGAALQMISEIPSVVVGLVVFTLLVLPMRTPSALAAAVSLCITALPYVAAQTRESLAAIPLTYREAAFSLGLPRWKAVLMLLVPMNARGVATAVLLGAARSLGETAPVLFTAGAAFTAFYGLTGPSSTLSLLIFYFAPSPYENWRRLAWAAVLLLVALTAALSLAVRRLSRGVRM; encoded by the coding sequence GTGAGGCTGCACGAGCTCAAGAGGGCCGTCCTCGACAAGCTGTTTCACGCAGCTGCTGCTTCAGCGTCAGCAGCGCTGCTGGCGGTGAGTGCTCACATCATCGCGGCGTCGGTCGTCGAGGGCCTTCCCGCGCTCCTCGCCGCTGGACCCGCGCTCTTCGTAGAGCCCCCGGGGCTGCCCGGCGGCGAGCTCGGCGGCTTGGGCCCCGTGCTGGCCGGGACGCTCGTGATCGTCTCCCTAAGCGTGCTCATGAGTGCTCTCATCGGCGTGCCGGCTGGCATCCTGCTGAGCGAGTACGGAGGCTCGTGGCTCGCGAGATCTGCGGGCGCGGCGCTGCAAATGATCTCCGAAATCCCCTCGGTGGTTGTCGGGCTGGTGGTCTTCACTCTCCTCGTGCTGCCGATGCGCACTCCCTCGGCGCTCGCCGCCGCAGTAAGCCTCTGCATCACCGCCCTCCCCTACGTTGCGGCGCAAACCCGGGAGAGCTTAGCGGCGATTCCGCTGACCTACCGGGAGGCTGCCTTCTCCCTCGGGCTGCCCAGGTGGAAGGCTGTGCTCATGCTTCTCGTACCTATGAACGCGAGGGGTGTGGCTACCGCGGTGCTCCTTGGCGCTGCGCGCTCTCTCGGCGAGACCGCACCCGTCCTCTTCACGGCCGGCGCGGCTTTTACAGCGTTCTACGGGTTAACAGGGCCTTCGAGCACGCTCTCCCTGCTCATCTTCTACTTCGCCCCCTCCCCCTACGAGAACTGGAGGAGGCTCGCGTGGGCTGCGGTTCTCCTGCTTGTAGCGCTCACGGCGGCTCTCTCCCTGGCGGTTAGGAGGCTCTCCCGAGGGGTGAGGATGTGA
- a CDS encoding ATP-binding cassette domain-containing protein, whose amino-acid sequence MVEAVKVRNLSVWYGSQKALDSVSLTVPEGSVYAVLGPSGCGKSTLLRAINKLVLLREGARVEGRVEVFGVDVYGDSRADEALARVGMVFQTPNPFPHLSIYDNVAIGPRLRGAAKGRELDELVRYALEKAGLWEEVKGRLRKPASELSGGQQQRLCIARALALKPKLLLMDEPTANLDPLNAAKIEELVRELSREVTVIIVTHDAEQARRLATRGAILFMGRVVAEGPLSRVLSMPYGKLLQALVAAHSPSHTP is encoded by the coding sequence ATGGTTGAGGCGGTCAAGGTCAGGAACCTTAGCGTGTGGTACGGGAGCCAGAAAGCCCTCGACAGCGTGTCCCTCACAGTGCCCGAGGGCTCGGTCTACGCGGTCCTGGGCCCCTCCGGGTGCGGCAAGTCCACCCTCCTCAGAGCGATCAACAAGCTCGTCCTGCTCAGGGAGGGCGCGAGGGTGGAGGGAAGGGTGGAGGTCTTCGGCGTCGACGTGTACGGGGACTCGCGCGCCGACGAAGCGCTGGCTAGAGTAGGCATGGTGTTCCAGACCCCCAACCCCTTCCCCCACCTCAGCATCTACGACAACGTGGCGATCGGACCTAGGCTGCGCGGCGCCGCTAAGGGCAGGGAGCTCGACGAGCTCGTACGCTACGCCCTCGAGAAAGCAGGGCTCTGGGAGGAGGTGAAGGGCAGGCTGAGGAAGCCGGCCTCGGAGCTGAGCGGGGGCCAGCAGCAGCGCCTCTGCATCGCGAGGGCTCTAGCGCTGAAGCCCAAGCTCCTCCTCATGGACGAGCCCACCGCCAACCTGGACCCCTTGAACGCGGCGAAGATCGAGGAGCTTGTGAGGGAGCTTTCCCGGGAAGTTACTGTGATTATAGTCACTCACGACGCGGAGCAAGCTAGGAGGCTGGCTACCCGTGGGGCTATCCTGTTCATGGGAAGAGTGGTGGCAGAAGGCCCCCTCTCGAGAGTTCTAAGCATGCCGTACGGCAAGCTTCTCCAGGCTCTCGTAGCGGCACACAGCCCCTCCCATACCCCTTGA
- a CDS encoding DEAD/DEAH box helicase encodes MKFERLEAWASFISWYSGVLLEPFVSRLRSGVSLALCDARLSLLRFLKGDAYPFTLLRKEVVEAFRRVRGLERIAPTPIQVLAVPRILKGRSVLITAPTGSGKTEAAFLPILHRLLEDKERAEREGEGWPSGVHVLYITPLRALCSDIEARLESYVRAVLPFYCRVSAWHSDVEEEKKRLMEENPPTVLVTTPESLESMLDRARKINLRLKNLKYVIIDEVHELVDSKRGHQLLILLERLKYSLGIGRLQRVLISATVADPARIARMFGGSDGAVEVICYPRVRRMRVSVVFRPSADEVEATRALSDFVGSEKSLVFVSTRAEAEQIHASLEKLGIGDFGVHHSSLSPEVKQEVESKFRGCELRAIVCTRTLELGIDIGSVGNVVQVGSPSLPEALAQRLGRSAHRPGGEARGVVLCLETSDILETLALLSMLSRGRLAGEVKLPACLDVVARTLTAIALQRQRCGERGGPELGIRVPARVDEAFALITAVEPYRKLERRSLERVLRELMSRNVLSLDSGASTLRLGESFEIIWKGKRRGSFFSMIPERDHVVVEYEKKKIGEIDPVNLRFIRVGSVIRLAGENWRVVRIGSKISVKRAIGERYTVPVWKGGYLMTPRAVSIETCRILSQLLKKRAPGGADGVGPYLPSGDHVALELDGNARKTVEELLREIAEKRLPLPSPRLMVVEKFSAEEMTLDRFLEGVETSKAAGRSAVSVFLYPFGERLSNTLASLLWGSGEVRLIVPKSLGILVKHSSKFDPYAYLLSVPKGILQQCIENSENPYILTLSYEMRRSFGYIKLKEALKSVLVRNESARQASARFYDVEGALKLLKWIRHGCVKVIRREAGSVKELHPLTLHIFRADTFFY; translated from the coding sequence GTGAAGTTCGAGCGGTTAGAGGCTTGGGCTTCGTTCATTTCTTGGTACTCTGGTGTGCTGCTCGAGCCTTTTGTGAGCCGGCTTCGAAGCGGGGTTTCGCTCGCGCTCTGCGATGCGAGGTTGTCTCTGCTGAGGTTCCTCAAGGGGGATGCCTACCCGTTCACGCTGCTCAGGAAAGAGGTTGTGGAGGCGTTCAGGAGGGTGAGGGGGCTCGAGCGTATCGCTCCCACGCCGATACAGGTTCTGGCGGTTCCGCGAATCCTTAAGGGGAGGAGCGTCCTCATCACTGCTCCGACGGGTTCCGGCAAGACGGAGGCAGCGTTCCTCCCGATCCTGCACAGGCTGCTGGAGGATAAGGAGAGGGCTGAGCGCGAGGGGGAGGGTTGGCCCAGCGGCGTTCACGTTCTCTACATTACCCCCCTGAGAGCTCTCTGCAGCGACATTGAGGCGAGGCTGGAAAGTTACGTGCGGGCGGTGCTGCCGTTCTACTGCCGCGTGTCTGCGTGGCACTCCGACGTGGAGGAAGAGAAGAAGAGGCTGATGGAGGAGAATCCGCCCACCGTGCTGGTTACGACGCCTGAGTCGCTCGAGTCGATGCTGGATAGGGCGCGGAAAATCAACTTACGCTTGAAGAATCTTAAGTACGTCATCATCGACGAGGTTCACGAGCTGGTGGACAGCAAAAGGGGTCATCAGCTGCTCATCCTGTTGGAGCGGTTGAAGTACTCGCTAGGCATAGGGAGGCTGCAGAGGGTGCTTATCTCAGCCACGGTTGCTGACCCCGCGAGGATCGCCAGAATGTTTGGAGGGTCTGATGGTGCGGTCGAAGTCATCTGCTATCCACGGGTAAGGAGGATGCGAGTCAGTGTGGTCTTCCGTCCGAGCGCCGACGAGGTGGAAGCGACTAGGGCCTTGAGCGATTTCGTGGGGAGCGAGAAGAGCCTTGTCTTCGTTAGCACCAGAGCTGAAGCCGAGCAGATACACGCTAGCTTGGAGAAGCTCGGAATCGGTGATTTCGGCGTGCACCACAGCTCATTGAGCCCTGAGGTTAAGCAAGAGGTGGAAAGTAAGTTTAGGGGTTGCGAGCTTCGAGCGATTGTATGCACTAGGACGCTAGAGCTCGGGATAGATATCGGGAGTGTGGGAAATGTTGTTCAGGTGGGGTCTCCGTCCCTGCCGGAGGCGCTGGCGCAGAGGCTCGGTAGGAGTGCCCACAGGCCTGGAGGGGAGGCGCGGGGCGTCGTCCTGTGCTTGGAGACATCAGACATCTTGGAGACGCTTGCTCTGCTCAGCATGCTGAGCAGAGGTAGGCTAGCTGGCGAGGTGAAGCTTCCCGCTTGCCTTGACGTCGTCGCTCGCACTCTGACTGCGATCGCGCTTCAGAGGCAGAGGTGCGGGGAAAGAGGGGGGCCCGAGCTGGGCATCAGGGTGCCCGCGAGGGTGGACGAAGCCTTCGCGCTGATAACGGCGGTCGAACCATACAGGAAGCTCGAGAGGCGCTCTCTGGAGAGAGTCTTGAGAGAGCTGATGAGCAGGAACGTGCTCAGCCTCGACTCCGGTGCGAGCACTCTGAGGCTGGGTGAATCCTTTGAGATTATCTGGAAGGGGAAGCGTCGCGGCAGTTTCTTCTCAATGATTCCTGAAAGAGATCACGTAGTCGTGGAATATGAGAAGAAAAAAATCGGGGAGATCGACCCCGTTAACCTCCGTTTCATCCGCGTGGGCTCGGTGATACGGCTTGCTGGCGAGAACTGGAGGGTGGTGAGGATTGGGAGCAAGATCTCTGTGAAGAGGGCTATCGGGGAGAGGTACACTGTGCCGGTGTGGAAAGGGGGATATCTCATGACACCTAGAGCTGTTAGCATCGAGACGTGCAGGATTCTATCCCAGCTTCTAAAGAAGCGCGCTCCAGGCGGAGCAGATGGAGTGGGCCCTTACCTCCCTTCCGGAGATCACGTGGCCTTGGAGCTAGATGGGAACGCTCGCAAGACTGTTGAAGAGTTGCTACGCGAGATTGCTGAGAAACGTCTCCCTCTACCCAGCCCCAGGTTGATGGTTGTGGAGAAGTTCTCCGCGGAGGAGATGACGCTGGATCGTTTTCTCGAGGGGGTAGAGACGTCGAAAGCTGCGGGTAGATCTGCGGTATCCGTATTCCTGTATCCTTTCGGAGAACGTTTATCCAACACTCTAGCTTCACTCCTCTGGGGGAGTGGGGAAGTGCGCCTTATTGTGCCGAAAAGCCTTGGAATACTAGTTAAGCACTCCTCCAAATTCGATCCTTACGCGTACCTTCTGAGCGTACCGAAGGGTATACTGCAGCAATGCATTGAGAACTCTGAAAACCCCTACATCCTAACTTTATCTTACGAGATGAGGAGGAGCTTCGGGTACATTAAACTGAAGGAAGCGCTCAAGTCCGTCCTTGTTCGTAATGAGAGCGCTCGCCAGGCTTCCGCGCGCTTCTACGATGTTGAAGGGGCTTTGAAGCTGCTGAAGTGGATCAGGCACGGCTGCGTCAAGGTGATCCGTAGGGAGGCGGGATCCGTGAAGGAGCTCCACCCGCTCACGCTCCACATCTTCAGGGCCGACACATTCTTCTACTGA
- a CDS encoding nucleotidyltransferase domain-containing protein: MASLVDEYSLRLLKAIKESGRARFKELRAVVPNPKTLSSRLKLLSKLGLVERDGSSYSLTELGEKALEKLAEVEELLRSRPKIQNIERIPHAYYAPLIRRFCEKLYEALGERLVSVVLFGSVARGNWSKDSDIDLLVVAEGWESKPVWERLRELRKAEKELEASPEYLKAIEAGYMPVIQPHPLSKDEAREFRTAYLDLVLEGIVLYDKESFISEVLRSVKQKLEKAGAVRVTLPSGQYYWILGGEKVVKLG; this comes from the coding sequence ATGGCTTCGCTGGTGGACGAGTACTCGCTGAGGCTGCTCAAAGCGATCAAGGAGTCTGGGAGAGCGAGATTTAAAGAGCTGAGAGCTGTTGTCCCAAACCCGAAGACTCTTTCCTCGAGGCTGAAGCTGCTCAGCAAGCTAGGCCTCGTCGAGAGAGACGGTTCCTCATACTCTCTGACCGAGCTGGGCGAGAAAGCTTTAGAGAAGCTGGCCGAAGTCGAGGAGCTGCTCCGCAGCCGCCCGAAGATCCAGAACATCGAGAGGATACCGCACGCCTACTACGCCCCACTCATCAGGAGGTTCTGCGAGAAGCTCTACGAAGCGCTCGGAGAAAGGCTCGTGAGCGTCGTCCTCTTCGGCTCGGTGGCGAGGGGAAACTGGAGCAAGGACAGCGACATAGACCTCCTCGTAGTCGCCGAAGGCTGGGAGAGTAAACCAGTCTGGGAGAGGCTGAGAGAGCTCCGGAAGGCGGAGAAGGAGCTCGAGGCAAGCCCCGAGTACCTGAAGGCTATCGAGGCTGGCTACATGCCGGTGATTCAACCGCACCCGCTCTCCAAAGACGAAGCGAGAGAGTTCCGAACAGCTTACCTGGACCTCGTGCTGGAGGGTATCGTGCTCTACGACAAAGAATCCTTCATATCCGAGGTGCTACGCTCCGTCAAGCAGAAGCTTGAGAAAGCGGGAGCGGTGAGAGTCACGCTGCCGAGCGGGCAGTACTACTGGATCCTGGGCGGAGAGAAGGTGGTAAAGCTTGGGTAG